In one window of Burkholderia cenocepacia DNA:
- a CDS encoding methylglyoxal synthase: protein MSKPRIALIAHDAKKDEIVALAGQYRETLAQCRLVATGTTGGRIAAAHGLEVERKLSGPLGGDLQIGAELADGRVDIVVFLRDPMTAQPHDPDITALVRACDVHDVPVATNVATARMLLDDLARNMQDVC, encoded by the coding sequence ATGAGCAAACCCCGCATCGCACTGATTGCGCACGACGCGAAGAAGGACGAGATCGTCGCGCTCGCGGGCCAGTATCGCGAGACGCTCGCGCAATGCCGGCTGGTCGCGACCGGCACGACGGGCGGCCGTATCGCCGCCGCGCACGGGCTCGAGGTCGAGCGCAAGCTGTCGGGGCCGCTCGGCGGCGACCTGCAGATCGGTGCGGAACTCGCCGACGGCCGCGTCGACATCGTCGTGTTCCTGCGCGACCCGATGACCGCGCAGCCGCACGACCCCGACATCACGGCGTTGGTGCGCGCATGCGACGTGCACGACGTGCCGGTCGCGACCAACGTCGCGACCGCGCGGATGCTGCTCGACGATCTGGCGCGGAACATGCAGGACGTTTGCTAG
- the purD gene encoding phosphoribosylamine--glycine ligase gives MKLLVVGSGGREHALAWKLAQSPRVQMVYVAPGNGGTAQDERLKNVDITALDELADFAEREGVAFTLVGPEAPLAAGIVNLFRARGLKVFGPTREAAQLESSKDFAKAFMKRHNIPTADYETFADAAAAHAYIDAKGAPIVVKADGLAAGKGVVVAMTLEEAHAAVDMMLSGNKLGDAGARVVIEEFLDGEEASFIVMVDGKHALALASSQDHKRLLDEDRGPNTGGMGAYSPAPIVTPQMHARVMREIIMPTVRGMEKDGIRFTGFLYAGLMIDKDGNPRTLEFNCRMGDPETQPIMARLKSDFSKVVEQAIAGTLDTVELDWDRRTALGVVLAAHGYPDAPRKGDRINGIPAETEQAVTFHAGTTLADGDKLVTSGGRVLCVVGLADSVREAQQHAYDTINQINFEGMQYRRDIGFRALNRKST, from the coding sequence ATGAAACTACTCGTCGTCGGTTCCGGCGGCCGCGAACATGCGCTGGCGTGGAAGCTCGCGCAATCGCCGCGCGTCCAGATGGTCTACGTCGCGCCCGGCAATGGCGGCACGGCGCAGGACGAGCGTCTGAAGAACGTCGACATCACGGCGCTCGACGAACTCGCCGATTTCGCGGAGCGCGAAGGCGTTGCGTTCACGCTCGTCGGGCCGGAAGCGCCGCTCGCGGCCGGCATCGTCAACCTGTTCCGCGCACGCGGCCTGAAGGTATTCGGCCCGACCCGCGAAGCCGCGCAGCTCGAAAGCTCGAAGGATTTCGCGAAGGCGTTCATGAAGCGCCACAACATTCCGACCGCCGACTACGAAACCTTCGCCGATGCGGCCGCCGCCCACGCGTACATCGACGCGAAGGGCGCGCCGATCGTCGTGAAGGCCGACGGCCTCGCGGCCGGCAAGGGCGTCGTCGTCGCGATGACGCTCGAAGAGGCGCATGCGGCCGTCGACATGATGCTGTCGGGCAACAAGCTCGGCGATGCCGGCGCGCGCGTCGTGATCGAGGAATTCCTCGATGGCGAGGAGGCCAGCTTCATCGTGATGGTCGACGGCAAGCACGCGCTGGCGCTGGCCTCCAGCCAGGACCACAAGCGCCTGCTCGACGAGGATCGCGGCCCGAACACCGGCGGCATGGGCGCGTATTCGCCCGCGCCGATCGTCACGCCGCAGATGCATGCACGCGTGATGCGCGAGATCATCATGCCGACCGTGCGCGGGATGGAGAAGGACGGCATCCGCTTCACCGGCTTCCTGTACGCGGGCCTGATGATCGACAAGGACGGCAATCCGCGCACGCTCGAGTTCAACTGCCGGATGGGCGACCCGGAAACGCAGCCGATCATGGCGCGCCTGAAGAGCGATTTCTCGAAGGTCGTCGAGCAGGCGATCGCGGGCACGCTCGACACGGTCGAGCTCGACTGGGATCGCCGCACCGCGCTGGGCGTCGTGCTCGCCGCGCACGGCTACCCGGACGCGCCGCGCAAGGGCGACCGTATCAACGGCATCCCGGCCGAGACCGAACAGGCCGTGACGTTCCATGCGGGCACGACGCTCGCCGACGGCGACAAGCTCGTGACGTCCGGCGGCCGCGTGCTGTGCGTGGTCGGCCTCGCCGATTCGGTGCGCGAAGCGCAGCAGCATGCGTACGACACGATCAACCAGATCAATTTCGAAGGCATGCAGTACCGCCGCGACATCGGCTTTCGCGCGCTCAACCGCAAGAGCACGTGA
- the kdpA gene encoding potassium-transporting ATPase subunit KdpA — MNANNLLQMVLFIVVLLAAAVPVARYLSAVMDGSSRVVRVFGPLERALYRIAGVDAGTEMNWKQYTVATIAFNALGVLFLYALLRLQGFLPGNPQQFGAMTPDGAFNTAVSFVANTNWQDYTPEQTVSYLSQMLGLTVQNFLSAATGIVVVIALIRGFARHTAQTIGNFWVDLTRVTLYVLVPMAALVAALLMSQGVLQNMKAYQDVPVLQASTYAAPKLDAQGNPVKDDKGNAVTVPTPLTKQTLAMGPVASQEAIKMLGTNGGGFFNANSAHPYENPTPFANFIEIFAILIIPAALCLVFGRMIGDRRQGIAVLAAMTVAFAVATVVEVSAEQGGNPTLAALHVDQSAGALQPGGNMEGKETRFGIAQTGIFTVATTAASCGAVDAMHDSLTPVGGLVPMLLMQLGEVVFGGVGSGLYGMLVFALLAVFVAGLMIGRTPEYVGKKIESYEMKMVSIVVLLTPLLVLVGTSIAVLADAGKAGIANPGPHGFSEILYAFSSAANNNGSAFAGLTVGTPFYNWMTAIAMWFGRFGTIVPVLAIAGSLAAKKRIAVTSGTLPTHGPLFVVLLLGTVLLVGALTYVPALALGPGVEHLMMWLGA, encoded by the coding sequence ATGAACGCGAACAACCTGTTGCAGATGGTGCTGTTCATCGTCGTGCTGCTGGCGGCGGCCGTACCGGTCGCGCGCTACCTGAGCGCGGTGATGGACGGCAGCTCGCGCGTCGTGCGCGTGTTCGGGCCGCTCGAACGCGCGCTGTACCGCATCGCCGGCGTCGATGCGGGCACCGAAATGAACTGGAAGCAGTACACGGTCGCGACGATTGCATTCAACGCGCTCGGCGTGCTGTTCCTTTATGCGCTGCTGCGCCTGCAGGGCTTCCTGCCCGGCAACCCGCAGCAGTTCGGCGCGATGACGCCCGACGGCGCGTTCAACACGGCCGTCAGTTTCGTCGCCAACACGAACTGGCAGGACTACACGCCCGAGCAGACCGTCAGCTATCTGTCGCAGATGCTCGGCCTGACGGTGCAGAACTTCCTGTCGGCGGCGACCGGCATCGTCGTCGTGATCGCGCTGATCCGCGGTTTCGCGCGCCACACCGCGCAGACGATCGGCAACTTCTGGGTCGATCTCACGCGCGTGACGCTGTACGTGCTCGTGCCGATGGCGGCGCTCGTCGCCGCGCTGCTGATGAGCCAGGGCGTGCTGCAGAACATGAAGGCGTACCAGGACGTGCCCGTGCTGCAGGCGAGCACCTATGCGGCGCCGAAGCTCGACGCGCAGGGCAACCCGGTGAAGGACGACAAGGGCAACGCGGTCACGGTGCCGACTCCGCTCACGAAGCAGACGCTCGCGATGGGGCCGGTAGCGTCCCAGGAAGCGATCAAGATGCTCGGCACCAACGGCGGCGGCTTCTTCAACGCGAACTCCGCGCACCCGTACGAGAACCCGACGCCGTTCGCGAACTTCATCGAGATCTTCGCGATCCTGATCATCCCGGCCGCGCTGTGCCTGGTGTTCGGCCGCATGATCGGCGACCGCCGGCAGGGCATCGCGGTGCTCGCGGCGATGACGGTCGCGTTCGCGGTCGCGACCGTCGTCGAGGTGAGCGCCGAGCAGGGCGGCAACCCGACGCTCGCCGCACTGCACGTCGACCAGTCGGCCGGCGCGCTGCAGCCGGGCGGCAACATGGAAGGCAAGGAAACCCGCTTCGGGATCGCGCAGACCGGCATCTTCACGGTCGCGACGACGGCCGCGTCGTGCGGCGCGGTCGACGCGATGCACGATTCGCTGACGCCGGTCGGCGGTCTCGTGCCGATGCTGCTGATGCAGCTCGGCGAGGTGGTCTTCGGCGGGGTCGGCTCGGGCCTCTACGGGATGCTCGTGTTCGCGCTGCTCGCGGTGTTCGTCGCCGGCCTGATGATCGGCCGCACGCCGGAATACGTCGGCAAGAAGATCGAATCGTACGAGATGAAGATGGTGTCGATCGTCGTGCTGCTCACGCCGCTGCTCGTGCTGGTCGGCACGTCGATCGCGGTGCTGGCGGACGCGGGCAAGGCCGGCATCGCGAACCCGGGCCCGCACGGCTTCTCGGAAATCCTCTATGCGTTCAGCTCGGCCGCGAACAACAACGGCAGCGCGTTCGCGGGCCTGACGGTCGGCACGCCGTTCTACAACTGGATGACCGCGATCGCGATGTGGTTCGGCCGCTTCGGCACGATCGTGCCGGTGCTGGCGATCGCAGGCTCGCTCGCCGCGAAGAAGCGCATCGCGGTGACGAGCGGCACGCTGCCGACCCACGGCCCGCTGTTCGTCGTGCTGCTGCTCGGCACCGTGCTGCTGGTGGGCGCGCTGACCTACGTGCCGGCGCTCGCGCTCGGCCCGGGCGTCGAGCACCTGATGATGTGGCTGGGCGCGTGA
- a CDS encoding YebC/PmpR family DNA-binding transcriptional regulator, with product MAGHSKWANIKHKKAAADAKRGKIWTRLIKEIQVAARLGGGDVNSNPRLRLAVDKAADANMPKDNVKRAIDRGVGGADGANYEEIRYEGYGISGAAIIVDTLTDNRTRTVAEVRHAFSKFGGNMGTDGSVAFMFDHVGQFLFAPGTSEDALMEAALEAGANDVNTNDDGSIEVLCDWQAFSAVKDALEAAGFKAELAEVTMKPQNEVEFTGDDAAKMQKLLDALENLDDVQDVYTNAVIVEE from the coding sequence ATGGCTGGTCATTCGAAATGGGCCAACATCAAGCATAAGAAGGCTGCGGCCGACGCGAAGCGCGGCAAGATCTGGACCCGCCTGATCAAGGAAATCCAGGTCGCGGCGCGCCTCGGCGGCGGCGACGTCAACTCGAACCCGCGCCTGCGTCTCGCGGTCGACAAGGCAGCCGACGCGAACATGCCGAAGGACAACGTCAAGCGCGCGATCGATCGCGGCGTCGGCGGCGCGGACGGCGCGAACTACGAAGAAATCCGTTACGAAGGCTACGGCATCAGCGGCGCGGCGATCATCGTCGACACGCTGACCGACAACCGCACCCGCACGGTCGCGGAAGTGCGCCACGCATTCTCGAAGTTCGGCGGCAACATGGGCACCGACGGCTCCGTCGCGTTCATGTTCGATCACGTCGGCCAGTTCCTGTTCGCGCCCGGCACGTCGGAAGACGCGCTGATGGAAGCCGCGCTCGAAGCCGGCGCGAACGACGTGAACACGAACGACGACGGCTCGATCGAGGTGCTGTGCGACTGGCAGGCGTTTTCCGCGGTGAAGGACGCGCTCGAAGCCGCCGGCTTCAAGGCCGAACTCGCCGAAGTGACGATGAAGCCGCAGAACGAAGTCGAATTCACCGGCGACGACGCGGCGAAGATGCAGAAGCTCCTGGACGCGCTCGAGAATCTCGACGACGTGCAGGACGTGTATACGAACGCCGTCATCGTCGAGGAATGA
- a CDS encoding nicotinate-nucleotide adenylyltransferase — MPLPQRKDAFLDTTARPAPLPRRIGLLGGTFDPIHDGHLALARRFAELLDLTELVLLPAGQPYQKRDVSAAEHRLAMTRAAAGTLSVPGVTVTVATDEIEHTGPTYTVETLARWRERIGPDASLSLLIGADQLVRLDTWRDWRTLFDYAHIGVSTRPGFELGAAPPDVAREIAARQAGADVLKATPAGRLLIDTTLSFDIAATDIRAHLRECIARHAQMPDASAEHVPAAVWAYILQHRLYHS, encoded by the coding sequence GTGCCGCTGCCCCAACGAAAGGACGCGTTTCTGGACACCACCGCCCGCCCCGCCCCGCTGCCGCGTCGTATCGGCTTGCTGGGCGGTACCTTCGACCCGATCCACGATGGCCATCTCGCGCTCGCGCGCCGGTTCGCCGAACTGCTCGACCTGACCGAACTCGTGTTGCTGCCCGCCGGGCAGCCGTACCAGAAGCGCGACGTGTCGGCCGCCGAGCACCGGCTCGCGATGACGCGCGCGGCGGCCGGCACGCTGTCCGTGCCGGGCGTGACCGTGACCGTCGCCACCGACGAGATCGAGCACACCGGCCCGACCTACACGGTCGAGACGCTCGCGCGCTGGCGCGAGCGGATCGGCCCGGATGCGTCGCTGTCGCTGCTGATCGGCGCCGACCAGCTCGTGCGCCTCGATACGTGGCGCGACTGGCGCACGCTGTTCGACTACGCGCACATCGGCGTGTCGACGCGCCCGGGCTTCGAGCTCGGCGCGGCGCCGCCGGACGTCGCGCGGGAAATCGCCGCGCGGCAGGCCGGCGCCGACGTGCTCAAGGCCACGCCGGCAGGCCGCCTGCTGATCGATACGACCCTTTCGTTCGACATCGCCGCGACCGACATCCGCGCGCACCTGCGCGAATGCATCGCACGCCATGCGCAAATGCCCGACGCATCGGCCGAACATGTGCCGGCCGCCGTATGGGCCTATATTCTTCAACATCGCCTCTACCATTCCTGA
- the kdpF gene encoding K(+)-transporting ATPase subunit F — MTWMLWLAGASTALLFAYLVFALLRAEDIE; from the coding sequence ATGACCTGGATGCTTTGGCTGGCGGGCGCCTCGACGGCCCTGCTGTTCGCGTATCTCGTCTTTGCGCTGCTGCGCGCGGAGGATATCGAATGA
- a CDS encoding SDR family oxidoreductase: protein MDLGIEGKTALVCAASKGLGRGCAEALAAEGVNLVIVARTRDTLEETAEEIRAGANVSVTAVACDITTPDGRAAALAACPQPDILVTNAGGPPPGDFRDFSHDDWIRALESNMLTPIELIRATIDGMIGRGFGRIVNITSSAVKAPIDVLALSNGARSGLTGFVAGLSRKVAGQGVTINNLLPGLFDTDRIATTLAASAQAQGVTVDEMRARRTRDIPAGRLGTRAEFGAACAFLCSVHAGYITGQNWLLDGGAYPGTF, encoded by the coding sequence ATGGATCTCGGCATCGAAGGAAAGACCGCGCTCGTGTGCGCGGCCAGCAAGGGCCTCGGGCGTGGTTGCGCGGAAGCGCTGGCCGCCGAGGGCGTGAACCTCGTGATCGTCGCGCGCACGCGCGACACGCTGGAGGAAACCGCGGAAGAGATCCGCGCCGGCGCGAACGTGTCGGTCACGGCGGTCGCCTGCGACATCACGACGCCGGACGGCCGCGCGGCCGCGCTCGCCGCGTGCCCGCAGCCGGACATTCTCGTGACGAATGCCGGCGGTCCGCCGCCCGGCGACTTCCGCGACTTCTCGCACGACGACTGGATTCGCGCGCTCGAGTCGAACATGCTGACGCCGATCGAGCTGATCCGCGCGACCATCGACGGGATGATCGGCCGCGGCTTCGGCCGGATCGTCAACATCACGAGTTCGGCCGTGAAGGCGCCGATCGACGTGCTCGCGCTGTCGAACGGCGCGCGCTCGGGGCTGACCGGCTTCGTCGCGGGGCTGTCGCGCAAGGTCGCGGGGCAGGGCGTGACGATCAACAACCTGCTGCCGGGGCTGTTCGACACCGACCGGATCGCGACGACGCTCGCCGCGTCGGCGCAGGCGCAGGGCGTGACGGTCGACGAGATGCGCGCGCGGCGCACCAGGGACATCCCGGCCGGGCGCCTCGGCACGCGCGCCGAGTTCGGCGCGGCCTGTGCGTTCCTGTGCAGCGTGCATGCCGGCTACATCACCGGGCAGAACTGGCTGCTCGACGGCGGCGCGTATCCGGGTACGTTCTGA
- the hemF gene encoding oxygen-dependent coproporphyrinogen oxidase, translating into MTDSTYDVARVRTYLQGLQTRIADALGALDGTPLATDTWQRGPAERLRGGGCTRILEGGRVFERAGIGFSDVAGDALPPSASAARPQLAGRGFEALGVSLVLHPRNPYCPTVHMNVRMLIATKPGEAPVFWFGGGMDLTPVYGFEDDARHFHQSCKDALDPFGAELYPRFKQWCDEYFFLKHRNETRGVGGIFFDDFSEPGFERSFDLMQSVGDAFLNAYLPIVERRAELPYGERERDFQAYRRGRYVEFNLVFDRGTLFGLQSGGRTESILMSMPPVANWRYNWQPEPGSPEARLYSDFLVPRDWV; encoded by the coding sequence ATGACCGATTCGACCTACGACGTGGCGCGTGTGCGCACGTACCTCCAGGGCCTGCAGACCCGGATCGCCGACGCGCTCGGCGCGCTCGACGGCACGCCGCTCGCGACCGACACGTGGCAGCGCGGGCCGGCCGAACGCCTGCGCGGCGGCGGCTGCACGCGGATTCTCGAAGGCGGTCGCGTGTTCGAACGCGCGGGAATCGGCTTTTCCGACGTCGCGGGCGACGCGCTGCCGCCGTCGGCGAGCGCGGCGCGCCCGCAGCTCGCGGGCCGCGGCTTCGAGGCGCTCGGCGTGTCGCTGGTGCTGCACCCGCGCAATCCGTACTGCCCGACCGTGCACATGAACGTGCGGATGCTGATCGCGACGAAACCGGGCGAGGCGCCCGTGTTCTGGTTCGGCGGCGGCATGGATCTGACACCGGTTTACGGTTTCGAGGACGACGCGCGGCATTTCCACCAGAGCTGCAAGGACGCGCTCGACCCGTTCGGCGCCGAGCTCTACCCGCGCTTCAAGCAATGGTGCGACGAATATTTCTTCCTGAAGCACCGCAACGAGACGCGCGGCGTCGGCGGGATCTTCTTCGACGATTTCTCGGAGCCCGGTTTCGAACGCTCGTTTGACCTGATGCAAAGCGTCGGCGATGCGTTCCTGAACGCTTACCTGCCGATCGTCGAGCGCCGCGCCGAGCTGCCGTACGGCGAGCGCGAGCGTGACTTCCAGGCCTACCGCCGCGGCCGCTACGTCGAATTCAACCTCGTGTTCGACCGCGGCACGCTGTTCGGCCTGCAAAGCGGCGGCCGGACCGAGTCGATCCTGATGTCGATGCCGCCGGTCGCGAACTGGCGCTACAACTGGCAACCCGAGCCGGGTTCGCCGGAAGCGCGCCTCTATAGCGACTTCCTCGTGCCGCGCGACTGGGTCTGA
- a CDS encoding quinone oxidoreductase family protein, whose amino-acid sequence MPKAIRYDQPGGPDVMKWVDVEVGAPKAGEVRIRQHAVGLNYIDVYFRTGLYPQQLPAGLGMEAAGEVTAVGDGVTAFKAGDRVAYVGQPPGAYAQERVMPAERVVKLPDGISYDDAASVMLQGLTAHYLLRRTYPVKAGDTILIHAAAGGVGLLVCQWAKALGATVIGTVGSDEKAELAKAHGCDHPIVYTRENFTQRVKEITNGAGVPVVYDSIGKDTYIGSLDSLAPLGYFVSFGNASGPLPPIDSKEFSSRGSLFFTRPTLFSYIAKRADLEAAAAELFDVILSGKVKTNINQRYPLAEVGRAHADLEARKTTGSTILVP is encoded by the coding sequence ATGCCGAAAGCAATCCGTTACGACCAGCCGGGCGGCCCGGACGTGATGAAGTGGGTCGATGTCGAGGTCGGCGCGCCGAAGGCGGGCGAAGTCCGCATCCGGCAACACGCGGTCGGGCTCAACTACATCGACGTGTATTTCCGCACGGGCCTGTATCCGCAACAACTGCCGGCCGGCCTCGGGATGGAGGCGGCGGGCGAGGTGACGGCCGTCGGCGACGGCGTGACCGCGTTCAAGGCCGGCGACCGCGTCGCTTACGTCGGCCAGCCGCCCGGCGCGTATGCGCAGGAGCGCGTGATGCCGGCCGAGCGCGTCGTGAAGCTGCCGGACGGCATCAGCTATGACGACGCGGCATCGGTGATGCTGCAGGGCCTGACCGCGCACTATCTGCTGCGCCGCACGTACCCGGTGAAGGCCGGCGACACGATCCTGATCCATGCGGCGGCCGGCGGCGTGGGCTTGCTCGTGTGCCAGTGGGCAAAGGCGCTCGGCGCGACCGTGATCGGTACGGTCGGCTCCGACGAGAAGGCCGAGCTCGCGAAGGCGCACGGCTGCGATCATCCGATCGTCTACACGCGCGAGAACTTCACGCAGCGCGTGAAAGAGATCACGAACGGCGCGGGCGTGCCGGTCGTCTACGATTCGATCGGCAAGGACACCTATATCGGCTCGCTCGACAGCCTCGCGCCGCTCGGCTACTTCGTCAGCTTCGGCAATGCGTCGGGGCCGCTGCCGCCGATCGACTCGAAGGAATTCTCGTCGCGCGGCTCGCTGTTCTTCACGCGACCGACGCTGTTCTCGTACATCGCGAAGCGCGCCGATCTCGAAGCCGCGGCCGCCGAGCTGTTCGACGTGATCCTGTCGGGCAAGGTAAAGACGAACATCAACCAGCGCTACCCGCTCGCCGAAGTCGGTCGCGCGCATGCCGATCTGGAAGCACGCAAGACCACCGGCTCGACGATCCTCGTTCCCTGA
- the rsfS gene encoding ribosome silencing factor — translation MDIRKLQRVIVDALEDVKAQDIKVFNTSHLTELFDRVVVASGTSNRQTKALASNVRDKVKEAGGDVVSSEGEDTGEWVLVDCGDAVVHILQPALRQYYNLEEIWGDKPVRMKLGGGKGNGFATASEDDEEEEEAPARPARKTAARRR, via the coding sequence ATGGATATTCGCAAACTGCAGCGCGTGATCGTCGACGCCCTCGAAGACGTCAAGGCGCAAGACATCAAGGTGTTCAACACCAGCCACCTGACCGAACTGTTCGACCGCGTGGTCGTCGCCTCGGGCACCTCCAACCGCCAGACCAAGGCGCTCGCGTCGAACGTGCGCGACAAGGTCAAGGAAGCCGGCGGCGACGTCGTCAGCTCCGAAGGCGAGGACACCGGCGAATGGGTGCTGGTCGACTGCGGCGACGCGGTCGTGCACATCCTGCAACCGGCCCTGCGCCAGTACTACAACCTCGAGGAAATCTGGGGCGACAAGCCCGTGCGGATGAAGCTGGGCGGCGGCAAGGGCAACGGCTTCGCCACGGCGAGCGAAGACGACGAGGAAGAGGAAGAAGCGCCCGCACGCCCGGCGCGCAAGACGGCCGCCCGCCGCCGTTGA
- the upp gene encoding uracil phosphoribosyltransferase, with protein sequence MKQDSRFPNLFITDHPLIQHKLTHMRDKDTSTRTFRELLREITLLMGYEITRNLPITTKRVETPLVAVDAPVIAGKKLAIVPVLRAGIGMSDGLLDLVPSARVGHIGVYRAEDHRPVEYLVRLPDLEDRIFILCDPMVATGYSAVHAVDVLKRRNVPAANIMFVALVAAPEGVQVFQDAHPDVKLFVASLDSHLNEHAYIVPGLGDAGDRLFGTKN encoded by the coding sequence ATGAAACAGGACAGCCGTTTCCCGAACCTCTTCATCACCGATCACCCGCTGATCCAGCACAAGCTCACGCACATGCGCGACAAGGACACGTCCACGCGCACGTTCCGCGAACTGCTGCGCGAGATCACGCTGCTGATGGGCTATGAGATCACCCGCAACCTGCCGATCACGACCAAGCGGGTCGAAACCCCGCTGGTGGCGGTCGACGCGCCGGTGATCGCCGGCAAGAAGCTCGCGATCGTGCCCGTGCTGCGCGCGGGCATCGGGATGTCGGACGGCCTGCTAGACCTGGTGCCGTCCGCGCGCGTCGGCCACATCGGCGTGTACCGCGCCGAGGACCACCGTCCGGTCGAATACCTGGTGCGCCTGCCGGACCTGGAAGACCGCATCTTCATCCTGTGCGACCCGATGGTCGCGACCGGCTATTCGGCCGTGCATGCGGTCGACGTGCTCAAGCGCCGCAACGTGCCGGCCGCGAACATCATGTTCGTCGCGCTGGTCGCCGCGCCCGAGGGCGTGCAGGTGTTCCAGGACGCGCACCCCGACGTGAAGCTGTTCGTCGCGTCGCTCGACTCGCATCTGAACGAACACGCGTACATCGTGCCGGGCCTGGGCGACGCCGGCGACCGCCTGTTCGGCACCAAGAACTGA